DNA sequence from the Pseudodesulfovibrio senegalensis genome:
AATGCAGTACCATCCCCAACCTTATGGAACGCAGGAAAACACGAACCATCAGCGTCGGCGGAGTCGGCATCGGCGGGGCGGCTGCCCGGACGGGCAGGACGGCCATTGCCGCGCCGCTGCGCTTCGCTGCGGTTTACTTCCTTTTGCGCTTCCCTGCGGGCTACGTCGGCAGGGTCGGGCATGGAAATGATGCGAACCTTGGGACTCTCGGCTTCCTTTTTTTTCTTTTTCTTTTTCTTGGGCTCGCCAGCTTCGGACTTGGCGTCCTTGGCCTGCTTTGCAGAAATTTTCTTTTCATCCGCAGGCTTCTTGCTGTCGGCCTTTTTCTTCTTTTCGGCCTTTGCAGGTGTTTGCTCTTCCGTTGCAGCGGCTTCTTCCTGTTCGGCCGCTTTCTCGGGGGCAGAGTCAGACGGCGTGCTCTCGGGCTGCTCCTGCTTGTGCTCCTCGGCCGTGACGGCGGTGTCTTCTTCGGCGGCAGGGGGGGCATCCTGCGTTGCCGTTTCCTGAGCCTCGGGGGAGGGCTCTTCTTCGGTCGGTGCGGGCTTGACTATGCGTGCGGCCTGAAATTCCTGCTTGCCTTGGGCTTTTTTCCCGGAGGACTTTGCCTTGGTAGCCTTTTTCTTGTTGGCTGTTTTGGCAGGCTTTTCCTCGTTCGGCTCTTCGGCCACGGCTTCGGGCTGTGCGGTGTCATCGGCAGGAGCCGAATCTTCAGCAACGGCTTCAACCGGTTCTTCTGCCGGTTCCGGAGCCTTTTCTTTCTTTTTGGCCGCTTTGGATTTGCGCCTGCGGCGGACGATAACGCCGGGCTGGACTTCCCTGCGCACCACTTCGGCTTTGGGCTGCCCGGTTTTCATGGCGTCCTTGAGCGCGGCCACGTCCTCTTCGCTCACGGAGCTCATGAGACTTTTGGCCTGTACCCCGATTTCGCGGAGTCGTTGAAGTATGTCTTTGTTTCCAAGACCCAGCTCAGCAGCCAGATCCTTAACCCTCAGTTTTGCCGTCATGTATTTTCCCCCTTGCATTTCTTCATCAGGCCGAATTGCGCCTTTTGGAATCGTTGGCGGCAATCGGCCTTGCCGCAGATGTAAAACCCCCGCCCCGGCAGAACCTGGTCGGGATCGGGAATCAGGCCAATCGTGGCCGTATCCCGTTCGGACGCGCCCCCGCGTCCTGATTTCGGACAAACATACCGCTTCAGCTCACTTTTCAAAAAGCGCTGGCGGCAGATAACGCACATGCGGATGGGGCCGAGCGGCCCCGGTCCGTTGTCGTGCATAGCTGTCTATTCCTTGGGCTCTTCGGCCTCTTGTTCATTCTCTTCCGCGTCGGCCGGTTCTTCAACCACCGTTTCTTCGGCTTCATCCGTTTCGAACGCAGCAGGGGCCGTCAGGCCCAGCATGTTCATGGCCACGCGGATTTCACCGATGCGCTCCTCGTCCAGTCCTTCCACTGCAAGCAGGGCTTCGTCGCTGGCCGTGGCCACGGCTTCCGTGGAATCAAATCCGGCACGGATGAAGCTGTCGATGCTTACTTCGGCAACACTGGCGATCTGGTCCATGCCCTTGAGCGCTGCGTTCATTTCCGCATGGCGGGTTTCGGTGAAGATGTCGACCTTCCAACCCAGCAGACGGGCCGCCAGCTTGACGTTCTGCCCCTTGCGGCCGATGGCCAGCGTGAGCTGATCGTCGGGAACGACCACTTCCAGGGTTTCTTCTTCGTCGTCCACCATGATGCGGGTGATGACCGCCGGAGACAGGGCATGCTGCGCGTAGCGTGCGATGTCCGGGCTCCAGACCACGATGTCGATGCGTTCGCCCTTGAGCTCCTGCACCACGTTCTGGATACGGGAACCGCGGATGCCCACGCAGGCGCCGACCGGATCAACGTCGCGGTCACGCGAGGACACGGCCACCTTGGCACGCAGTCCCGGATCACGGGCCACACCCATGATCTTGACGGTTCCGTCCGCCACTTCCGGTACTTCGCGCTTGAACAACTCGGCCATGTAGTCCGGATGGGACCGGGATACGATAACCTGCGGTCCGCGGGATTCCTTGAGTACATCAATGATATACGCCTGCACACGGTCGCCGCGCTTGTAGCGCTCGCGCGGGATCTGCTCGTCCTTGGGCAGCAGGGCCTCGGTGCGTCCGAGGTTGATGATCCAGCCGGTGCGGTCGCGCCGTTGGATGATGCCGCTGACGATTTCCGAAGTGCGATCCTTGAATTCCTCGTAGATGATTTCCTGCTCGGCATCGCGCATGCGCTGTATGATGACCTGCTTGGCACTTTGTGCGGCAATGCGTCCCAGATCTTCGATGGCGAGCTTGAAGCCCATCTCGTCGTCGAGCTGCACGTTCGGATCGTGCTCTTTGGCTTCTTCAAGGGTGATCTCGCTGATCTCGTCGTGAACGTCCTCCACGACCACCTTGAACTGGTATACTTCGATTTCGCCCAGTTCCTCGTTGAAGGTGACTTCGATGTCCATGGTGTCGCCATATTTGCGATGCACCGCGGAGCGAACAGCCTCTTCAAGGGTGTCGATCAGCAGATCGCGGTCAATGCCCCTGTCTTTGCTGATTTGATCAATTGCCTTTTTCAGTTCCGACATGCTGAAACCTCCGCCCGTACCCCGGGATGATTCCCGTGGCCGCAGGCCAGTTTGCTAGAATTCGTGAACCAGTGTCGCTTCCCTGACGTCGTCCCAGTCCAGCCGATGGGGTTCGCCGTCACACTCGATTTCAAGCCCGGTGTCCGTAACGGCCACGAGCTTTCCCTTGAAGTGTCGGCGTCCGTCGATCGGTTCGGCCAGATGCACGTCCAGTGTGCGGTTCACGTAGTCGCCCAGCTGGTCCAGGGTAAAAAATCTTCTTTCCAGGCCCGGCGAGGATACCTCGAGCGTGAATGCGCCGGGAATGATGTCTTCGGCTTCGAGGACAATGTCCACTTGGCGGCTTACTTTTGCGCAGT
Encoded proteins:
- the nusA gene encoding transcription termination factor NusA — translated: MSELKKAIDQISKDRGIDRDLLIDTLEEAVRSAVHRKYGDTMDIEVTFNEELGEIEVYQFKVVVEDVHDEISEITLEEAKEHDPNVQLDDEMGFKLAIEDLGRIAAQSAKQVIIQRMRDAEQEIIYEEFKDRTSEIVSGIIQRRDRTGWIINLGRTEALLPKDEQIPRERYKRGDRVQAYIIDVLKESRGPQVIVSRSHPDYMAELFKREVPEVADGTVKIMGVARDPGLRAKVAVSSRDRDVDPVGACVGIRGSRIQNVVQELKGERIDIVVWSPDIARYAQHALSPAVITRIMVDDEEETLEVVVPDDQLTLAIGRKGQNVKLAARLLGWKVDIFTETRHAEMNAALKGMDQIASVAEVSIDSFIRAGFDSTEAVATASDEALLAVEGLDEERIGEIRVAMNMLGLTAPAAFETDEAEETVVEEPADAEENEQEAEEPKE
- the rimP gene encoding ribosome maturation factor RimP encodes the protein MRHNAFERKLAELVETEVKSLGFTFWGLSMASSGKKRVIRIFIDGPEGVNIDDCAKVSRQVDIVLEAEDIIPGAFTLEVSSPGLERRFFTLDQLGDYVNRTLDVHLAEPIDGRRHFKGKLVAVTDTGLEIECDGEPHRLDWDDVREATLVHEF
- a CDS encoding YlxR family protein, translating into MHDNGPGPLGPIRMCVICRQRFLKSELKRYVCPKSGRGGASERDTATIGLIPDPDQVLPGRGFYICGKADCRQRFQKAQFGLMKKCKGENT
- a CDS encoding translation initiation factor IF-2 N-terminal domain-containing protein, with product MTAKLRVKDLAAELGLGNKDILQRLREIGVQAKSLMSSVSEEDVAALKDAMKTGQPKAEVVRREVQPGVIVRRRRKSKAAKKKEKAPEPAEEPVEAVAEDSAPADDTAQPEAVAEEPNEEKPAKTANKKKATKAKSSGKKAQGKQEFQAARIVKPAPTEEEPSPEAQETATQDAPPAAEEDTAVTAEEHKQEQPESTPSDSAPEKAAEQEEAAATEEQTPAKAEKKKKADSKKPADEKKISAKQAKDAKSEAGEPKKKKKKKKEAESPKVRIISMPDPADVARREAQKEVNRSEAQRRGNGRPARPGSRPADADSADADGSCFPAFHKVGDGTA